Proteins from a single region of Nitrososphaerota archaeon:
- a CDS encoding argininosuccinate synthase, whose protein sequence is MFFLSIIYKNIGSARGERRLRRTVVLAFSGGLDTSVSVKWLGEKYDADVVTVTLDLGQRDDLKEVERRSRQIGARNHYTIDAKSEFLKDYVWPSVMANALYEGKYPLSTALGRPLIGKKLVEVAEREGADAVAHGCTGKGNDQVRIDVTVRAMSPGLQVIAPVREWNMSRDEEIAYAQKRGLPVKPSKSIYSVDQNIWGRSMESGPLENPGTEPPEDAFEWTVSPEEAPDEPGYLDIEFREGVPTRVNGRSMEPLKLVSYLNEVAGSHGVGRIDHIEDRLVGIKSREVYECPAASVILEAHRDLEKLVLTRHELDFKAQVEREWAWLVYAGLWLEPLRTALDRFISATQHRVTGSVRVKLYKGSARVVGRSSEYSVYDVGLATYGRGSKFDQKSAVGFIELWGLQSRVAAGLSSQVEEGRKNGHTRTKAKEAK, encoded by the coding sequence ATGTTTTTCCTGTCCATAATCTATAAAAATATTGGCTCGGCCCGCGGTGAAAGAAGATTGCGCAGAACCGTCGTCCTTGCTTTCTCAGGCGGGCTTGACACCTCGGTTTCGGTAAAATGGCTAGGTGAGAAGTATGACGCCGACGTCGTCACAGTGACCCTCGACCTCGGCCAGCGCGACGACCTGAAGGAGGTGGAGCGGCGCTCCAGGCAGATAGGGGCGCGGAACCACTACACCATTGACGCGAAGTCGGAGTTCCTCAAAGACTACGTGTGGCCGTCTGTCATGGCCAACGCCCTCTACGAGGGGAAGTACCCCCTCAGCACGGCCCTGGGGCGTCCTCTGATCGGCAAGAAGCTGGTGGAGGTGGCCGAGAGGGAGGGAGCTGACGCCGTCGCCCACGGGTGCACGGGGAAGGGGAACGACCAGGTCAGGATCGACGTGACCGTGAGGGCCATGAGCCCGGGGCTCCAGGTTATCGCCCCCGTCCGTGAGTGGAACATGAGCAGGGACGAGGAGATCGCCTATGCACAGAAGAGGGGGCTCCCGGTGAAGCCTTCGAAGTCCATCTACAGCGTCGACCAGAACATCTGGGGGAGATCCATGGAAAGCGGCCCCCTGGAGAACCCGGGGACAGAGCCCCCCGAAGACGCCTTCGAGTGGACCGTCTCCCCGGAAGAGGCTCCCGACGAGCCGGGGTACCTCGACATCGAGTTCCGGGAGGGGGTCCCCACCAGGGTGAATGGGCGCTCGATGGAGCCGCTCAAGCTGGTGAGCTACCTGAACGAGGTCGCAGGCTCGCACGGAGTGGGGAGGATAGATCACATAGAGGACAGGCTGGTGGGGATAAAATCACGCGAAGTCTACGAGTGCCCCGCCGCCTCCGTGATCCTGGAGGCTCACAGGGACCTGGAAAAGCTGGTGCTCACCCGCCACGAGCTCGACTTCAAGGCCCAGGTGGAGCGGGAGTGGGCCTGGCTCGTCTACGCGGGGCTCTGGCTCGAGCCCTTGCGCACGGCGCTGGACCGGTTCATCTCAGCGACCCAGCACAGGGTCACCGGCTCTGTCAGGGTGAAGCTCTACAAGGGGTCCGCCAGGGTCGTGGGGAGGTCGTCGGAGTACTCCGTCTACGACGTCGGGCTCGCGACATACGGCCGCGGGTCCAAGTTCGACCAGAAGAGCGCCGTGGGGTTCATCGAGCTGTGGGGGCTCCAGTCGAGGGTCGCCGCGGGATTGAGCTCGCAGGTTGAGGAAGGCAGGAAAAATGGACATACGAGGACCAAGGCTAAGGAAGCAAAGTGA
- the argH gene encoding argininosuccinate lyase — protein MDIRGPRLRKQSDEALSFTSSMADDGRIARRVVEVNMAHMAALVKAEEVDRQVGARCLKFLLSASSEISPGAKAEDFHQQLEQDAVDALGVETAGFLNYGKSRNDQVATAIRMELRAAIVELVRAIGALQAALLGQARKSGVLTLPGYTHLQRAQPVTLAHHLFAHFDAFQRDAERALQLYGRVNLSPMGSAAMAGTSVRIDRGYVARLLGFPGLVANAMDGVSSRDTAVESLSCAAIAMLDASRLAEELILWSSAEFGLVELSDSYAASSSIMPQKKNAVVAEMVRAKAGSVIGDLVGACVILKALPYSYNLDLQEVTPHLWRALDDATDSTRLLAGMVGTAMFREDVARSAASGGNSTAVALANHLASEQGLSFRQAHAVVGQLVRISEETGEPLQETAAKRLPEVSSKFGKKVALDRGTIDGLLDPAKFLGRISTEGGSNPRQIKKGLGDRERDLASIEASVALLSSALKASEKRLHAAASGIAREVK, from the coding sequence ATGGACATACGAGGACCAAGGCTAAGGAAGCAAAGTGACGAGGCCCTCAGCTTCACCTCATCTATGGCGGACGACGGACGGATCGCCCGCCGGGTCGTCGAGGTGAACATGGCCCACATGGCAGCCCTTGTGAAGGCCGAGGAGGTAGACCGCCAGGTGGGGGCGAGATGCCTGAAGTTCCTCCTCAGCGCGTCGTCCGAGATCTCCCCAGGGGCCAAGGCCGAGGACTTCCACCAGCAGCTTGAGCAGGACGCCGTCGACGCACTGGGGGTCGAGACCGCCGGGTTCCTCAACTACGGCAAGAGCAGGAACGACCAGGTCGCCACCGCCATCAGGATGGAGCTCAGAGCGGCGATAGTCGAGCTCGTACGGGCGATCGGCGCCCTGCAGGCGGCGCTCCTCGGGCAGGCCAGGAAGAGCGGCGTCCTGACGCTCCCGGGATACACCCACCTCCAGCGGGCCCAGCCCGTCACCCTCGCCCACCACCTCTTCGCGCACTTTGACGCCTTCCAGAGGGACGCCGAAAGGGCGCTCCAGCTCTACGGCAGGGTGAACCTCTCTCCTATGGGGTCCGCCGCCATGGCCGGGACCTCTGTCAGGATAGACAGGGGGTACGTCGCCCGGCTCCTGGGGTTCCCGGGGCTGGTCGCGAACGCCATGGACGGGGTGTCGTCGAGGGACACGGCGGTCGAGTCCCTCTCGTGCGCCGCCATCGCCATGCTCGACGCGAGCCGCCTCGCCGAGGAGCTCATCCTCTGGAGCTCGGCCGAGTTCGGGCTCGTCGAGCTCTCCGACTCCTACGCCGCCTCGAGCAGCATAATGCCCCAGAAGAAGAACGCCGTCGTGGCAGAGATGGTCAGGGCCAAGGCGGGTTCCGTGATCGGGGACCTGGTTGGGGCCTGCGTCATACTCAAGGCCCTCCCCTATTCGTACAACCTCGACCTGCAGGAGGTCACCCCCCACCTCTGGCGGGCCCTGGACGACGCCACGGACTCGACGCGCCTCCTCGCCGGGATGGTCGGCACTGCGATGTTCAGGGAGGATGTCGCACGGTCCGCCGCCTCCGGAGGCAACTCCACGGCCGTCGCCCTAGCCAACCACCTGGCGAGCGAACAGGGGCTCTCGTTCCGACAGGCGCACGCCGTAGTCGGCCAGCTCGTCCGAATCTCAGAAGAGACCGGGGAGCCGCTCCAGGAGACCGCCGCGAAGCGCCTCCCTGAAGTCTCCTCAAAGTTCGGAAAGAAGGTCGCCCTGGACCGGGGCACCATCGACGGCCTTCTGGACCCCGCGAAGTTCCTCGGGCGCATATCGACGGAAGGGGGGTCGAATCCAAGGCAGATCAAGAAGGGGCTGGGGGACCGCGAGCGGGACCTGGCCTCCATCGAGGCATCGGTGGCCCTCCTCAGCTCGGCTCTGAAGGCGTCAGAGAAGAGGTTGCACGCCGCTGCTTCGGGCATCGCCAGGGAGGTGAAATAG
- a CDS encoding lysine biosynthesis protein LysW, with protein sequence MNTSCAECGAELAVPNDAIVGEIVSCKDCSTEYEVAEISNGNVLLKPAEQVGEDWGE encoded by the coding sequence TTGAACACAAGCTGCGCAGAGTGCGGAGCGGAGCTGGCCGTCCCCAACGACGCGATAGTGGGGGAGATAGTCTCCTGCAAGGACTGTTCCACCGAATACGAAGTGGCTGAGATTTCCAACGGCAACGTGCTCCTGAAGCCCGCAGAACAGGTCGGAGAGGACTGGGGAGAGTAA
- the lysX gene encoding lysine biosynthesis protein LysX: MKLTITFDRLRWEEKALSDAAESAGLNPSLVDVKGLVFEIPKKRQEFGDVVLQRCISHYRSSLLTRTLEGSGLKVVNSFDVAETCSNKLATSIALANAGVPTPRTLLALTSEAAEAAAEELGYPLVLKPFTGSWGRMVTVVRDRATLQSLIEFKEELANPAEQHMYYLQEYVRRPPRDIRAVVAGDSIVACVHRIAPRGEWRTNVARGAVSKSFKPDGELKEIILKAAEAVGGGILGVDAMEPESGYLVHEVNNTVEFKGAQSAVDADIPAQLVKYAAESARR, encoded by the coding sequence GTGAAGCTAACCATAACCTTCGACAGGCTCAGGTGGGAGGAGAAGGCGCTCAGCGACGCGGCCGAGTCGGCAGGGCTCAACCCTTCGCTGGTGGACGTCAAGGGGCTCGTCTTCGAAATACCGAAGAAGCGTCAGGAGTTCGGGGACGTGGTCCTGCAGCGTTGCATCAGCCACTACCGGTCGTCTCTCCTCACCCGGACCCTCGAAGGGTCGGGGCTGAAGGTGGTCAACAGCTTCGACGTGGCCGAGACCTGCAGCAACAAGCTAGCGACGAGCATCGCCCTGGCAAACGCCGGGGTCCCGACCCCGAGGACGCTGCTGGCCCTGACCTCAGAGGCGGCGGAGGCAGCGGCGGAGGAGCTAGGATACCCTCTGGTCCTCAAGCCGTTCACAGGGAGCTGGGGGCGCATGGTGACCGTGGTGCGCGACAGGGCCACTCTCCAGTCGCTGATCGAGTTCAAGGAGGAGCTGGCGAACCCCGCCGAGCAGCACATGTACTACCTGCAGGAGTACGTGCGAAGGCCCCCGCGGGACATACGCGCCGTGGTCGCCGGGGACTCCATAGTCGCCTGCGTCCACAGGATCGCCCCTAGGGGAGAGTGGAGGACCAACGTGGCGCGGGGGGCCGTGTCGAAGTCGTTCAAGCCGGACGGAGAGCTGAAGGAGATCATACTCAAAGCCGCGGAGGCGGTAGGAGGCGGCATCCTCGGCGTGGACGCCATGGAACCGGAGTCCGGGTACCTCGTCCACGAGGTGAACAACACCGTCGAGTTCAAGGGGGCCCAGTCAGCGGTGGACGCCGACATCCCCGCCCAGCTCGTGAAGTACGCAGCCGAGTCAGCGAGGAGATAG
- a CDS encoding N-acetyl-gamma-glutamyl-phosphate reductase, translating into MVRVGILGASGYIGGELLRLLLQHPGAEITAATSRRHAGEYVFRVHPNLRGMTELKFSPDDASKVIESSDVVFAALPHGESVKVVPQIADAGLRVVDLSADFRLSDKGQYPGWYGYEHPRPDLLERFVLSIPEINRDQVRGARLVSSPGCMAITAILALAPLFREKSLGVDRDHVVVDAKVGSSGAGGKPSLATHFSERYSVVRPYKPAGHRHSAEVEQVLTAMAGERVKVSMSAHAVNMVRGILVTSHVFTAGPVKALDVWKAYRSMYAGSYFVRLVRDKQGPFRLPDPKLVVGSNFCDVGFEIEERTGRLVALSATDNLVKGAAGNAVQSMNLMLGHDEKEGLTMAPLHPV; encoded by the coding sequence ATGGTCAGGGTGGGGATCCTGGGGGCCTCCGGCTACATCGGAGGGGAGCTGCTGCGGCTCCTCCTTCAGCACCCGGGCGCCGAGATCACGGCGGCCACCTCGAGGAGGCACGCCGGGGAGTATGTCTTCAGGGTCCACCCCAACCTGAGGGGGATGACGGAGCTGAAGTTCTCCCCCGACGATGCTTCCAAGGTGATTGAGAGTTCCGACGTGGTCTTCGCCGCCCTCCCTCACGGCGAGTCCGTCAAGGTCGTCCCCCAGATAGCAGACGCGGGGCTCAGGGTGGTCGACCTGAGCGCCGACTTCCGGCTCAGCGACAAGGGGCAGTACCCCGGGTGGTACGGCTACGAGCACCCCCGGCCCGACCTCCTCGAAAGGTTCGTCCTCTCGATTCCGGAGATAAACCGCGACCAGGTCAGGGGCGCGCGCCTCGTCTCGTCCCCCGGCTGCATGGCCATCACGGCCATCCTCGCCCTCGCCCCTCTCTTCAGGGAGAAGTCCCTGGGGGTAGACAGGGACCACGTCGTGGTGGACGCCAAGGTAGGCTCGTCTGGGGCGGGGGGGAAGCCCTCACTCGCCACGCACTTCTCTGAGAGGTACAGCGTGGTGCGTCCCTACAAGCCCGCCGGGCACAGGCACTCGGCGGAGGTCGAGCAGGTCCTTACCGCCATGGCTGGAGAGCGGGTCAAGGTCTCCATGTCCGCCCACGCCGTGAACATGGTCAGGGGGATACTCGTCACCTCCCACGTCTTCACGGCAGGTCCGGTCAAGGCACTGGACGTGTGGAAGGCCTATCGCTCGATGTACGCGGGGAGCTATTTCGTCCGCCTCGTGAGGGACAAGCAGGGCCCCTTCAGGCTCCCAGACCCTAAGCTCGTGGTGGGGTCCAACTTCTGCGACGTAGGGTTCGAAATCGAGGAGAGGACGGGCCGACTCGTCGCCCTCTCTGCGACAGACAACCTCGTCAAGGGGGCGGCCGGAAACGCCGTCCAGTCGATGAACCTGATGCTGGGGCACGACGAGAAGGAGGGGCTCACAATGGCGCCCCTGCACCCGGTGTAG
- a CDS encoding [LysW]-aminoadipate/[LysW]-glutamate kinase has translation MRVVVKIGGSLMKNEPPAGLVRDFARLAPEHQLILVHGGGDVVTDYATRLGKEQRFVVSPEGVRSRYTDKDTAEIYQMVMSGLLAKRLVQALGQEGLRGVSISGSDGGLLQGKRKSKLVVVDERGRKVAIEGGYTGKVQEVDPTLLNAFLEKGYVPVISPVARGEAGEPLNIDGDRAASSVAAGTGADAVVFATNVDGLMLDGRLAERLSAAEASSRLPTVGYGMQKKVMAAVEAVEGGVKEAIICSGVRESPLSRALAREGCTVITP, from the coding sequence ATGAGGGTCGTGGTGAAGATAGGAGGGAGCCTGATGAAGAACGAGCCCCCCGCCGGCCTCGTCCGGGACTTCGCGCGGCTCGCCCCTGAACACCAGCTCATCCTGGTCCATGGCGGGGGAGACGTCGTGACAGACTACGCCACCCGCCTGGGAAAGGAGCAGCGCTTCGTCGTCTCTCCAGAGGGGGTCAGGAGCAGGTACACCGACAAGGACACGGCAGAGATATACCAGATGGTCATGTCCGGGCTGCTCGCCAAGAGGCTGGTGCAGGCCCTCGGCCAGGAAGGGCTCAGGGGGGTCTCAATCTCGGGGAGCGACGGCGGGCTCCTCCAGGGAAAGAGGAAGTCGAAGCTCGTGGTGGTGGACGAAAGGGGAAGGAAGGTCGCCATAGAGGGGGGGTACACAGGTAAGGTCCAGGAGGTCGACCCGACCCTCCTGAACGCGTTCCTGGAGAAGGGGTACGTCCCTGTCATATCCCCGGTCGCGAGGGGAGAAGCAGGAGAGCCCCTCAACATCGACGGGGACAGGGCAGCGTCGTCCGTCGCGGCAGGGACAGGTGCAGACGCGGTGGTATTCGCTACAAACGTCGACGGCCTAATGCTCGACGGCCGGCTCGCGGAACGCCTTTCGGCGGCCGAAGCCTCCTCCAGGCTCCCGACCGTCGGCTACGGGATGCAAAAGAAGGTCATGGCCGCCGTGGAGGCCGTGGAGGGCGGAGTGAAGGAGGCGATAATCTGCTCGGGGGTGCGGGAGTCTCCCCTGTCCCGCGCCCTGGCGCGCGAGGGGTGCACGGTGATAACACCATGA
- a CDS encoding aspartate aminotransferase family protein translates to MTGRTERIEDSLEVRAFNKFPVAIVRGKGSVVWDSAGKEYIDFMSGIGVALVGHCNDSVLAAIRVQSEKLITCHGSYYNDARADFVERLVGCAPRGLERALLTNTGTESVEAAIKLARRKTARKKVVSMKGGFHGKTLGALSATWNRKYRDPFGPLLDGFEFAEYGDPQSLDSVVDGDTAAVLAEPIQGESGVIIPPADYFRQVREVCDRKGALLIFDEIQSGLGRTGKMWASEHWGVVPDIMTVSKGLGGGLPIGAALATPEVAESLKGGEHTSTFAGNPLSCAAGSATLDFIGKNDLPGQAREKGEYMKAALSKIASGHKLAKEVRGLGLMLALQSRVDIHSQLLSAQSKGLITAYSGRDTFRFLPALTIDRDQISKGLGTLEGAIGEEEAARA, encoded by the coding sequence ATGACAGGGCGGACCGAAAGGATAGAAGACTCGCTCGAGGTCCGCGCCTTCAACAAGTTCCCCGTCGCCATAGTCAGGGGGAAAGGGTCTGTCGTCTGGGACTCCGCAGGGAAGGAGTACATCGACTTCATGAGCGGGATAGGGGTGGCCCTCGTGGGGCACTGCAACGACTCGGTCCTGGCAGCCATCAGGGTCCAGTCCGAGAAGCTGATCACCTGCCACGGTTCCTACTATAACGACGCCAGGGCCGACTTCGTCGAGCGCCTCGTCGGGTGCGCGCCGAGGGGGCTGGAGAGAGCCCTGCTGACAAACACTGGCACCGAGTCCGTGGAGGCGGCCATCAAACTGGCCAGGCGCAAGACGGCGAGGAAGAAGGTCGTCTCGATGAAGGGAGGGTTCCACGGGAAGACGCTGGGGGCGCTCTCCGCCACCTGGAACAGGAAATACCGGGACCCGTTCGGGCCCCTCCTCGACGGATTCGAGTTCGCGGAGTACGGAGACCCGCAGTCGCTGGACTCGGTGGTCGACGGCGACACGGCTGCCGTCCTGGCCGAGCCAATCCAGGGGGAGAGCGGGGTCATAATCCCCCCAGCGGACTACTTCAGGCAGGTGAGGGAAGTCTGCGACCGGAAGGGGGCGCTCCTCATCTTCGACGAAATCCAGTCGGGGCTGGGAAGGACCGGGAAGATGTGGGCCTCGGAGCACTGGGGGGTGGTCCCGGACATAATGACGGTCTCCAAGGGTCTCGGGGGAGGGCTCCCGATCGGGGCGGCCCTGGCCACCCCTGAAGTCGCGGAGAGCCTGAAAGGGGGGGAGCACACCAGCACCTTCGCAGGGAACCCTCTGTCCTGCGCCGCCGGGTCGGCGACCCTGGACTTCATAGGGAAGAACGACCTCCCGGGGCAGGCAAGGGAAAAGGGGGAGTACATGAAAGCCGCCCTCTCGAAAATCGCCTCTGGCCACAAACTGGCCAAGGAGGTCCGAGGGCTGGGGCTGATGCTGGCCCTGCAGTCCAGGGTGGACATCCACTCCCAGCTCCTCTCGGCGCAGTCGAAGGGGCTCATCACGGCATACTCCGGGAGGGACACCTTCAGGTTCCTTCCAGCCCTCACAATCGATCGCGATCAGATCTCCAAGGGCCTAGGGACGCTCGAGGGTGCGATAGGTGAAGAGGAAGCCGCAAGGGCCTGA
- a CDS encoding M20/M25/M40 family metallo-hydrolase, with amino-acid sequence MKRKPQGPDGSHAGAVELLLGALKIYSPTGEEAGLGAYLAENMVRVGYSNVRTDRAGNVLGEVGKGKVRLLLCGHMDTVPGKLPVRRTKDEVFGRGAADAKSPLCALLLAGAKAADSGVKVTFAGVTEEEGDGAGIESLAGGAARYDYAVFGEPSGADRIAIGARGRMSLKLEVKTSGGHASSPWANLSAFDAFTAVLAKLRSYESSKQVDGDHFRSVSISPTMVSAGTYQNVIPGLCKATLDLRLPPSLSSSQAVREIRSIVEGSADGARVAITPGPPTEAYEADPGSTLVRAFQRAIIVRLKAKPVLVRKTGTGDMNTFAQKRAIGCLTYGPGMSSSSHTDSELVRIRDYLDSIEVAKEAIGQLAALNPG; translated from the coding sequence GTGAAGAGGAAGCCGCAAGGGCCTGACGGATCCCACGCGGGGGCGGTCGAACTCCTCTTGGGGGCTTTGAAGATCTACTCTCCAACGGGAGAGGAGGCGGGGCTGGGGGCCTATCTGGCCGAAAACATGGTCAGGGTGGGGTACTCGAACGTGCGGACCGACAGGGCAGGGAACGTCCTCGGGGAAGTGGGGAAAGGGAAGGTCCGACTCCTCCTCTGCGGCCACATGGACACGGTCCCCGGCAAGCTCCCGGTCCGCAGGACAAAGGACGAGGTCTTCGGGAGGGGGGCCGCCGACGCGAAGTCCCCGCTCTGCGCGCTGCTCCTTGCGGGGGCGAAGGCCGCAGACAGCGGCGTGAAGGTGACCTTCGCCGGGGTCACAGAGGAAGAAGGAGACGGCGCGGGGATCGAGAGTCTGGCCGGCGGCGCCGCAAGGTACGACTACGCGGTCTTCGGAGAGCCGAGCGGAGCCGACAGGATCGCCATCGGAGCCAGAGGGAGGATGAGCCTGAAGTTGGAAGTGAAGACCTCCGGGGGGCACGCGTCCTCTCCCTGGGCCAACCTGAGCGCCTTCGACGCCTTCACCGCGGTCCTCGCCAAGCTCCGCAGCTACGAAAGCTCGAAGCAGGTCGACGGCGACCACTTCAGGTCGGTCTCCATATCGCCTACCATGGTGAGCGCGGGGACCTACCAGAACGTGATACCCGGCCTCTGCAAAGCGACCCTCGACCTTCGCCTTCCGCCGTCGCTCTCGTCTTCCCAGGCGGTCAGAGAAATCCGCTCTATAGTCGAGGGGTCGGCGGACGGCGCGAGGGTCGCCATCACGCCAGGCCCTCCCACTGAAGCCTACGAGGCTGACCCGGGCTCCACGCTGGTCAGGGCGTTCCAGAGGGCCATCATCGTCAGGCTGAAAGCGAAGCCGGTCCTGGTCCGGAAGACGGGGACCGGGGACATGAACACCTTCGCCCAGAAGCGGGCTATAGGGTGCCTGACCTACGGCCCAGGTATGTCGAGCTCCAGCCACACCGACTCCGAGCTCGTCCGCATCAGAGATTATCTCGACAGCATAGAGGTCGCGAAAGAGGCCATAGGCCAGCTCGCGGCGCTGAACCCAGGCTGA
- a CDS encoding D-tyrosyl-tRNA(Tyr) deacylase produces MTPQGEPATVIVASTTDLASRTLASALIGSEGFGSTGVNLLGKAVYQKGSLLLAQFEGTIVEPPGLDEYFNPQAYIFLSRHSAASGIASLTAHTTGNFASEAKFGGSGRELGRSDPSLLKNYLTALWKRQEDVKGYEIALEATHHGPTSLQKPVLFVELGSSEKYWGDKRAAGVVARALVESLADRQIWSKVAVAFGGTHYSEKFTRILVEEEMALAYVAPKYALEHLDEKMVGQMLQRSTAPVRYAVLDWKGLGPQKEKVVGLVRQFGLEEVRV; encoded by the coding sequence TTGACCCCTCAGGGTGAGCCTGCCACCGTCATCGTCGCCTCCACCACCGACCTCGCTTCCAGGACCCTCGCTTCAGCCCTGATCGGATCCGAGGGGTTCGGGTCCACCGGGGTCAACCTGCTGGGGAAGGCGGTGTACCAGAAGGGCTCCCTTCTCCTCGCGCAGTTCGAGGGGACTATCGTAGAACCTCCTGGCCTGGACGAATACTTCAACCCCCAGGCGTACATCTTCCTGTCGAGGCACAGCGCCGCCTCGGGGATCGCTTCGCTTACAGCTCACACCACGGGGAACTTCGCGTCGGAGGCGAAGTTCGGCGGGTCCGGGAGGGAGCTCGGGAGGTCCGACCCGTCCCTGCTGAAGAACTACCTCACCGCGCTCTGGAAGCGACAGGAAGACGTGAAGGGATACGAGATCGCGCTCGAGGCGACCCACCATGGGCCCACTTCCCTGCAGAAGCCTGTGCTGTTCGTGGAGCTCGGCTCTTCAGAGAAGTACTGGGGGGACAAGAGGGCGGCCGGGGTCGTGGCCAGGGCGCTCGTGGAGAGCCTCGCCGACCGGCAGATTTGGTCCAAGGTGGCGGTGGCGTTCGGGGGGACGCACTACTCGGAGAAGTTCACCAGAATCCTGGTAGAAGAGGAGATGGCGCTTGCCTACGTCGCCCCCAAGTACGCACTGGAGCACCTCGACGAGAAGATGGTGGGACAGATGCTCCAAAGGTCCACCGCCCCCGTCAGGTACGCAGTCCTCGACTGGAAGGGGCTGGGCCCGCAGAAGGAGAAGGTAGTCGGCCTGGTCAGGCAGTTCGGCCTCGAAGAGGTCAGGGTCTGA
- a CDS encoding protein translocase SEC61 complex subunit gamma — translation MGFRDFFRSSAAIFRLAHKSDRDEFTLYLKLVSLGVVVVGTIGFIIKLVGSIFFG, via the coding sequence ATGGGGTTCCGCGACTTCTTCAGGTCGTCTGCGGCCATCTTCAGGCTGGCCCACAAGAGCGACAGGGACGAGTTCACCCTCTACCTCAAGCTAGTCTCGCTCGGCGTAGTCGTGGTCGGGACCATAGGCTTCATCATCAAGCTGGTAGGCAGCATCTTCTTCGGCTGA
- a CDS encoding ABC transporter permease, with protein MELPNLARLVYRNIKVNTDVGTLIFLVGLPALYLVFFGFGFQSFAPAGSAPNSYIIFLTPGIMSFQTIIAGTVGGSMLWADRRWGMLAQLLVGPFTRLQYLLGIMFTTVMFGLAGAMVMLLGSYLLTGVTSISALGALAVLVSLLVGSIFFGSLMLLISALVKSNNAYNSVQVLVIFVVNFASPVFYPLSSGLPIPIRALFMVNPLTYVVNVVRDGYNGAVGVGDVYQLAGLSVLTAATLFIAVRAYMRSDVSYT; from the coding sequence ATGGAGCTCCCGAACCTGGCCAGGCTCGTATACAGGAACATCAAGGTGAACACTGACGTTGGGACGCTCATCTTCCTGGTAGGCCTTCCCGCCCTGTACCTGGTGTTCTTCGGGTTCGGGTTCCAGTCCTTCGCGCCCGCGGGGAGCGCACCGAACTCCTACATCATCTTCCTCACCCCCGGGATCATGTCGTTCCAGACCATCATAGCGGGGACCGTGGGAGGGAGCATGCTCTGGGCGGACAGGAGATGGGGGATGCTCGCGCAGCTTCTCGTGGGGCCCTTCACGCGGCTCCAGTACCTGCTTGGGATAATGTTCACCACGGTGATGTTCGGCCTCGCGGGCGCGATGGTGATGCTCCTGGGGTCGTATCTCCTGACAGGGGTGACCTCGATCTCGGCGCTGGGAGCGCTGGCCGTCTTGGTCTCGCTCCTGGTCGGCTCGATCTTCTTCGGGTCTCTCATGCTTCTGATCTCGGCGCTTGTGAAGTCGAACAACGCCTACAACAGCGTCCAGGTGCTCGTCATATTCGTAGTGAACTTCGCCAGCCCCGTCTTCTACCCGCTCAGCTCGGGACTCCCGATTCCGATACGGGCGCTTTTCATGGTGAACCCGCTCACGTACGTGGTCAACGTGGTCAGGGACGGCTACAACGGAGCCGTGGGGGTGGGAGACGTCTACCAGCTAGCGGGGCTGTCGGTCCTCACGGCGGCGACCCTGTTCATCGCGGTGAGAGCCTACATGCGATCGGACGTTTCCTACACCTAG